The stretch of DNA GCAAGGATATCAAGGAAGAAGGCACGCTGGCCCACCGCATTATGCAGCTGCTGCTGCGCGGCTACCAGCCCCTGATACAAGGCGCGCTGCGGATGCGCGGGGCCGTGGTGGCGCTGGCCCTAGGCCTGTTGGTGCTGGCGGGTGTGCTATTTTGGCGCATGGGCGGCGAGTTTATTCCGCAGCTTGATGAGGGCGACTTTGCCGTGAACGTGACCCTCTCGCCGGGCTCCTCACTGAGCCAGAGCATTGCCACCACCACTAAAGTCCAGCAGATTCTGCTGCGGCAGTTCCCCGAAGTAGAGCAGGTAGTGGGCAAAATTGGCACCTCCGAAATCCCCACCGACCCCATGTCGTTTGAGGATTCTGACCAGATTGTGGTACTGAAAGACCAGGGCGAGTGGACGTCGGCAGACTCGCGGGAGGAGTTGGCGGGCAAGATGAACCAGGCCCTGGCCAACATTCCCGGTGTGAACGTGGAGTTTCAGCAGCCCATCCAGATGCGCTTTAATGAGCTGATTTCGGGCGCGAAGTCGGACATCAGCATTAAAATTTATGGCGAAGACCTGGCCGTGCTCTTCGAGAAAGCCAACCACGCTGCCGCTCTTATTCGTCCCTTGGAGGGTGTGGGCGACCTAAAAGTGGAGCAGATTGTGGCCCTGCCCCAGTTGCGCGTCACCTACGACCGCCAGAAGCTGGCCCAGTACGGCCTGAACGTGTCGGACCTGAACGCCCTATTGCGCACTTCCTTTGCAGGCGACGTGGCCGGCCAGGTGTACGAAGGGGAGCGGCGCTACGATCTTGTCCTGCGCCTCGACAGCACCAGCCGCCAGGGCCTCGGCGACTTGCGCAACCTGTACGTGGATACGCCCCTAGGCCAGAAAGTACCGTTGGAGGAAGTAGCCACCGTGGCCTACCGGAGCGCCCCCGCCCAGATATCCCGCGATGATGCCCGCCGCCGCATCAATATTGGCGTGAACGTGCGTGGCCGCGACGTGCAGAGCCTGGTGCAGGAAATTCAGGGCAAGCTCGATGCCGGTCTGAAGCTGCCCACGGGCTACAGCATCCGGTACGGCGGGGCCTTCGAGAACCTGCAGCAGGCCAAGGCCCGTTTAAGCGTGGTGGTGCCTATTTCCCTGCTACTCATCTTCTTGCTATTGTACCTATCCTTCAATTCTGTGAAGCAGGCCGCTCTGATTTTCACGGGTATCCCGCTGGCTACTATTGGCGGTATTCTGGCCCTGTGGCTGCGCGGAATGCCGTTTAGCATTTCGGCGGGTGTAGGCTTCATTGCTTTGTTTGGGGTGGCCGTGCTTAACGGTATTGTGCTGGTGGCCAGCCTCAACGAGCTGGCCGAGGCCGGCGTGCGCAACGTGCGCGAACGGGTACTGAAGGCCACTGCTGAGCGCTTCCGACCGGTGCTGCTCACGGCCTCGGTGGCATCTCTGGGCTTTCTGCCCATGGCCCTGAGCAACTCAGCCGGCGCGGAGGTGCAAAAGCCTTTGGCCACGGTTGTTATTGGCGGGCTGATTACGGCCACTCTTCTGACCCTGCTGGTGCTGCCGGTGCTCTACACTTTCTTCACCGCCGATGATGAAGACCCGGCGCCCAGTACGCCCCCTGAACCAAGCGGCCCACCCGCCAGGCCAGTGGCCGCGCTGAGCTTGCTGCTTCTGCTGCTCACGTTGCCCAGCCTAGGCCAGGCGCAAATTACTTCCGCTTCTTCGGCTGTTGTTAGCACTCCGCTCACGCTCCAACAAGCTCTGCAGACTGGCCTACGGCAGAACCTGTCGTTGCAGTCGTCGGCTCTGCAGGTCCAGCAGCAGCGGGCCCTCACCCGCACCGGCTATGACATTCCGCGCACCGTGCTGGACTATCAGCGGGGGCAGCTTTCCGGCCCTTTCACTGACCAGAGCTTCAATGTAATTCAGCAGACTTCCCTGCCCAACGTGTACGCCGCCCAGCGCCGCTTGCTGGAAAGCCAGGCCCTCACGGCTGAGCAGCGCGGCCGCGTGCAGCGCCGGGAGCTCAGCCAGAACATCCGCAGCAGCTACTACCAGCTCCTGCTCACGTACCGCCGTGCCGCCCTCCTGCGCCGCCAAGACAGCCTCTACCGCCGCGCCGCCCGGGCCGCAAAAATCCGGTACCAGGTGGGTGAAACCAACCGACTGGAGCAGGTGTCGGCGGAGGCCCGCTCGCGGGAGCTGCAAAACCAGCTGGCCAACACCCTCACCGCGGTGGCCGTGCAGCAGCAGCAGCTGGCCCTCCTGCTAGGCACCAGCCCCACCCGCATTGATACCACCGAAAACGCTGTGGCCGTGCTGGCCCCCGCCGATACCGCTGGCCTCTCCCCCGACTCGAACCCCACGCTAGGCCTCCTGCGGCAGGAGCTGACGCAGAGCCAGCGCCAGACCCAGGTGGAGCAGCTGCGCCGCCTCCCCGATGTACGCGTGGGCTACTTCAACCAGAGCATTAACAAGGAGAGAGGGTTTCAGGTAGCACAGGCGGGTCTTTCGGTGCCGCTGCTGGGCGGGGCGCAAAAGGCCCGCATTGCCGCCGCCCGCCTCGGTGAGCAAGCCGCCGACAACCAGTTGGCCTACGCCACTTCCCAGCTCACCGGCCAGCAAGCCGCCCTGCGCCAGCAGTTGCGCCGTGCCCGCGCTTCGCTTGACTACTATGAGCGCGACGCCCTGCCCCAGGCCCGCCTCATTCTGACTACCGCGGAGAAAAGCTTCCGCGCCGGCGACATCGACTACGTGACCTACGTGGTGAATACCGAGCCGGCCTGGCAAATTCAGCAGGCCTACCTTACCCAGGTGGGCCAGTACAATGAGCTGGTAATTAGCCTGCAAGCCTTGGCGGGCACCGATGAGTAACCGCCTGAGCTGCTAGGCCATTATTTCTTTTCACGCTTATCCTGCACTTCGGTGCTGGCTTCCATGAAGTTTCTCCTTTCGCCTTCTATCTCGCTTCCGCTAGCCTCCCTCCTGCTGGCTTCCTGCCTTACGGGCTGCAAACAGGATGCTTCCTCCGAGGCGAAAGGCGCTACGCCCGCGCGCCCCGCAGCCCCA from Hymenobacter taeanensis encodes:
- a CDS encoding CusA/CzcA family heavy metal efflux RND transporter translates to MLSKIIAASIHNKLFVVLLLVALVGWGGYSAAHLPLDAIPDVTNNQVQVITQSPALAAQEVEQLLTVPLELQLRTIPGVTEIRSISRFGLSVITVVFEDDIDTYRTRQLVAEKLTTAQAELGTGDAPQMAPITTGLGEIYQYSIHIKKGFEQKYSLSALRDVQDWLIKRQLAGVPGVVDVSSFGGYVRQYEVSVNPDQLNAAGVTMPELFTALQDNNANTGGSYLERGRNGYFIRGEGRVSSLDDIGAIVIKQATQNAPLLVRDVAQVRFGHSMRYGAMTRNGAGETVGGIVLMLKGASSEQTIKGVKARVAEIEKTLPPGLEVVPFLDRTKLIDKAIHTVTKNLIEGGVIVILVLLILLGNFRAGLVVASMIPLCMLFALGMMRTFGVSANLMSLGALDFGLIVDGAVIIVEAMIFHIVHFRQQTEHETMDQVAETAATRMMRSALFGQLIILIVYFPILALTGIEGKMFRPMALTVSFAIVGAMLLCLTYVPAVSAWALRKDIKEEGTLAHRIMQLLLRGYQPLIQGALRMRGAVVALALGLLVLAGVLFWRMGGEFIPQLDEGDFAVNVTLSPGSSLSQSIATTTKVQQILLRQFPEVEQVVGKIGTSEIPTDPMSFEDSDQIVVLKDQGEWTSADSREELAGKMNQALANIPGVNVEFQQPIQMRFNELISGAKSDISIKIYGEDLAVLFEKANHAAALIRPLEGVGDLKVEQIVALPQLRVTYDRQKLAQYGLNVSDLNALLRTSFAGDVAGQVYEGERRYDLVLRLDSTSRQGLGDLRNLYVDTPLGQKVPLEEVATVAYRSAPAQISRDDARRRINIGVNVRGRDVQSLVQEIQGKLDAGLKLPTGYSIRYGGAFENLQQAKARLSVVVPISLLLIFLLLYLSFNSVKQAALIFTGIPLATIGGILALWLRGMPFSISAGVGFIALFGVAVLNGIVLVASLNELAEAGVRNVRERVLKATAERFRPVLLTASVASLGFLPMALSNSAGAEVQKPLATVVIGGLITATLLTLLVLPVLYTFFTADDEDPAPSTPPEPSGPPARPVAALSLLLLLLTLPSLGQAQITSASSAVVSTPLTLQQALQTGLRQNLSLQSSALQVQQQRALTRTGYDIPRTVLDYQRGQLSGPFTDQSFNVIQQTSLPNVYAAQRRLLESQALTAEQRGRVQRRELSQNIRSSYYQLLLTYRRAALLRRQDSLYRRAARAAKIRYQVGETNRLEQVSAEARSRELQNQLANTLTAVAVQQQQLALLLGTSPTRIDTTENAVAVLAPADTAGLSPDSNPTLGLLRQELTQSQRQTQVEQLRRLPDVRVGYFNQSINKERGFQVAQAGLSVPLLGGAQKARIAAARLGEQAADNQLAYATSQLTGQQAALRQQLRRARASLDYYERDALPQARLILTTAEKSFRAGDIDYVTYVVNTEPAWQIQQAYLTQVGQYNELVISLQALAGTDE